The window AAAAAGCAAGGCATGGGTGCTTTTTCTCGTAAGCCAATAAGCCAATAGGGTCACCAATGTGAGACAGTTGGGCTTTAAACAGTGCACAGAATGATTTCATGGGAGAATTCTGGTCAGAAAAACCGAGCACATAGACAAGAAATAATGGCAACTCACCAAACATAGAACTCTTCTTAGATTCTGGTCGGATTCGGACAATTTTCCAGTTCTAATTATTGGAACaactttgtttgtttgtttgcttgCATACTACTGTTACACGCCTGTTCTGTTCTTCAACCTTCATCATTGTCTTAGCAGACTTCTGTTTAGGGTATCCTACAAAGTCCTATAAACTAAGACCCACTAAAAGTTGCCTGTTTTGGCGTTATAGGTGCTACCCTAATCGGCCGGAGAATCTGTACCACCTCAAAccaaccgctagcagatattgtcctctttgtgtttttctttcggacttcccctcaaagtttttaaaacacgtttgttagAAAGAGGTTTCGACGCCCTTttaaagagtgttttgtttctctctccaaccgacgtaaaatctcacaatttaccccactttagggcccaacgtcctcattggcacttgttcccctctccaattgatgcgggatctcgcaatccaccccctttcaggacccaacatcctcgttgacacaaaacccggtgtctggctcgaatacaatttgtaacagctcaaacctgCCGctacagatattgtcctctttggacttccactcaaggtttttaaagcaCATCTACAAGAgacaggtttccacactcttataaagaatatttctttccctgttcccctctccaaccaatatggaatctcacaatccactctccttaggagcccagcatcctcattggcactcattcccctcattcccctctctaatcggtgtcgaatctcacaatccacccccttaacGTCTTCGCTaacacatcgcccagtgtctggctctaataccatttgtatcaGCTGAAGCTcatcactagcaaatattgtcctctttgggcttttctcaaagttcttaaaacgcgtatgctagagaaAAGtttcacgcccttataaaaaatgtttcgttcacctctccaaccgaaACCGAAATCTCCCAACAGCAACAACATAGTATACACTCAAATTTTCATCACAaaccaaataaacaaatttattaccACTAATGAAACTGATAGATATATAACTCAGCCAGAATGTTTTTGAGAACTGAGCAAGTAACTCAATACAATCATAAACACAATGGCATAAATACACATGTTTTATAGCGTACCTCTCCTTCAAAATCCCATATTGTAGATACAGCAAACAGTATTATCAGGCAACTCACAACAAACGACGCGGTTCGATGGACTCAAACGTCCCGTTCTGATCTCAACCGAGCTTCTTGTCTGATCTCAGATTTAGATTAAACCATTTCTTCTTGGTAGGTTTTTCCTTCCCATCTGAGCCCCCATCTTCCCCAGAAGTGTAAGCTTTTGAATCATCAACCTTTCCATTACCTAAACCGGTGTCGTTATGGTTCGCTGGTCTGCAGACGGTGAAAGAAGAGTGAACGGTATCTCGGTTTTTAAGAAGTTCGTCGACCTGCAGTGATAAATTTACAAGAAGTCCAGTGCTGTGCAAATAAGACATATCAGATCGAGTAAAGAATACATACAGATTGTTTTTCCTGAGTGTATCGGTTGGTAACTTCATGAAAGCGTGCAAGTGCCTACAAAGTACATAtcgtaacagtccaagctcaccactagcacaTATCGATTCATAACTTATAGAAAATGTAGGGTCAATACCTTCCTATATTCAATTTCGAATTGGCGTAACTCGTTTCTCTTTGTTAAAATTTGTGCTTCGATTTCTTTAAGCTTCTTTGTTGTGTCTTCATATGATTTCGCACAAATCACTTCGATTGTGTACGTTGCGGGCTTGAAGAAGTTATCACCTGAACAATCGTCCGAGATGACCGCAAAATATTACGGCAAATACGAGTTTAGATAGCAAATTCAAAGAATGGATGAAAGACAAGTTTATACCATAGACAGCAAATATATGAGTTCCAGCTTTTAGTTCTGAAACCTCACAAGGCTGAAGGCCTTCCAACCTCTTGAAAAAAGCAGCCTCAGGGTCCTTGGCAATGGCCAACTGCATTACCAGATATTAATCAACCATTACAAGAGAGCAAACTTCTGACCTCTTGACAGACCGTTCAGTCAGACCACGCCGTCCCCGGGCgtcataaattagaaaaagaagtcgaATGATAACGCGTAGATGATCGAACTACTGAATATTTAGCATCAACGTACCGCGTTAACGGTTGAATCCATCTTGTAtacttgaaaatgaagaaaatacaTCCCAATAGATGTAACCTTGCCTGTCTTCTCACTATCCTCCTGTTCGTAAA is drawn from Cucurbita pepo subsp. pepo cultivar mu-cu-16 chromosome LG09, ASM280686v2, whole genome shotgun sequence and contains these coding sequences:
- the LOC111801536 gene encoding chaperone protein dnaJ 15-like, yielding MGISSKAEGPSTPALRRDPYEVLSVSRDSTDQEIKTAYRKLALKYHPDKNVGNPEATELFKEVAYSYNILSDPEKRRQYDTAGFEAIDVEGSDMEIDLSNLGTVNTMFAALFSKLGVPIKTAISAIVLEEALNGTVTIRPLPIGTSVSGKVDKQCAHFFGVTINEQQAAAGIVVRVTSTAQSKFKLLYFEQDTNGGYGLALQEDSEKTGKVTSIGMYFLHFQVYKMDSTVNALAIAKDPEAAFFKRLEGLQPCEVSELKAGTHIFAVYGDNFFKPATYTIEVICAKSYEDTTKKLKEIEAQILTKRNELRQFEIEYRKALARFHEVTNRYTQEKQSVDELLKNRDTVHSSFTVCRPANHNDTGLGNGKVDDSKAYTSGEDGGSDGKEKPTKKKWFNLNLRSDKKLG